The Hippoglossus stenolepis isolate QCI-W04-F060 chromosome 1, HSTE1.2, whole genome shotgun sequence DNA segment GCCGAATTTGAAAAGCGTCCCTGCAGGAGTTCTGGAGAGTGGACTCATGGACAGGCAGCAGGGAAAAGGGACACAATCAAAATGCTGTGTTTCAATAAATCCCCCAAAATTTGAACTCaaaaaaatttacatttattccaaacatttaaaacacagtgacagttttttcttgtttttttttttaggaacaTAATATTAAAtccacaaacactgacacatacTGGAGCTGATGAAAGTCGCTGCTCCTTCACCACGTCAGGACGGATCAGAAACACTATGAACCTTTAACGAACGAGAAACCGTCggaaaatgttcagtttttgttgaaGGCGAACGCTGAGAGTTTGGAGGCAGAGTCCAaaggcttcttcttcttggcgTCGTTTTCATCGGCTTCCTCTCGTCCGTTTTCACTTCCCACATCTTCTCCTCcggctcttttcctcttcttcaggtCGAAGGCGTCTCCGGTTTGGCCTTTCGCTCGCTCCGTCCACGTCTGAACCAAACAAACGAAAAGGGACACGAAATGCACATGTTAATTGGCGCACAGGACAAAATGGTTCTTCATTGTTCTCGTGTCTCCATCCAGGCTCCAGCCACCTACACGACGAGGACTACACGCACACGGACGCTCGGGCGTGCGCTCTGCAAATTGCATCCTGTCACGTATAATCACTATAGACAGGCTGCATCTCCTCGGCCCGCTGGCTCTTTTCCTCTgcctgcttttatttatttttccccctCCCTTTCTCTGCCGGCACAGACAAAAGGAAGCGTTTTCCTGGACGTAATGGAGCCAGGATGAATCATCAGGCCTGGTGAGTGAGcggacatcacacacacacacacacacacacacacacacacacacacacacacacacacacacacacacacacacacacacacacacacacacacacacacacacacacacacacacacacacacacacttcacctccAGCACCCAATGAAGCTCCGCCAttaaccccacacacacagtcacagagccGAGAGGTGGTTCAAGCTGTGACGTCTCACTGTTCACTTGTCATTTCATTGTATTGGGGGAGAATAATGTAATTaggagcaacacacacaaacacacacatattttcacacacacacacacacacacacacacacacacacacacacacacacacacacacacacacacacacacacacacacacacacacacacacacacacacacacacacacacacacacacacacacacactttatatattagtttttactccatttatatttttgtatctcTTTTCAATATTATAAGTATCACTGCTTATTAGTACTTTACTGGTGTGTATTGTTAAATGCCCTCTGGCTGCTGTAGTTTCCCCACTGTGGGACGAacaaaggattattttatcttatcttaaggTCGGGTTAGTAGCAGATGCAGTTCGGGGGGGGGGCTGCGTGCCTGTTCATAATCCATCTTCAGATCTTTGAGACGTCTTCATCTAATAAACGATTCTGAACCGAAACCGGCTGAAGCTGCTTTTCACTGGGACGCAGCGCACAGATGGAAACGACTTCCTGGAGATTCTGTTCAGTTCACGGAGAACCTCCACGTGTCTGAGGCAGAACCGGATCCAATGAAATCTGAACTAACGTAAAGAAACATCACTAATCACACTGGACCTGCGCCTGGAAACTGTTTAGTTACGACTCTTCTGCTGCAGACTGACCCACTCAGCGACTCTCACACAGGATTATCATAAGATCAATGCTTTGTGCCCTCGCTGCCAAAACACACTCGACAGGGTTCCCAGGCAACAGGCGTCCCCCCATCCTCCCCATCGCTcacatcctcttcctctgctctgtccAGTGTCGCCCGGCTCTCTGCTGAGAGTCTTGATGTATGCAGGGTCAGGAGCGAGCCACTATAGAAACCCAGAGATTGACGTCTGTTAGCGCTCAGGTGCCCGACAGGATGAGGCGCGTCGTCACGGAAACACGACCACAGCTCACATCATTAACCGGGACGTTCAGGGGGGAAATTgggtttgtaaaaaaaaaaaaatagacgAGTCAAACCCGATAGTTTATCttacacaaatgtttttcctcgTGTCTCTGACGGGTTCACAGATCGATTGGCTCTTCAGTGAAAAACATCCTCCTCTGAGGGACAAGATGAAAAATGATTCAAGGAGCATAAAGCAGattttgaaatgtgctttgGTGGGTGACATCTAAGCTAACGTGTGCAAACAACTGAGGTGTCGGCTGAGAGTCTGCATCTGAGAGTCTGCGTCTCTCAGCCCGAGTCCAGGTCTGCATCCGACTGAGCAGAAGTTGTTTAAGGGTTGGTTGTAGAAATGTGACGTCAATGTTTCTGCAGCCCCCAGGCAGCAGCTGGTAACTCTAACACCTTTACATACTTCCAGAAGCCATTTTATTGTGATGTCCTACCAGTCGATCCTCCGCTGACATCGTCCTGAAGCGTCCCATGGCCTCTTTGATCACAtccgtctcctccatgtccGGGTGGTCGAACACGATGCTCTTCCTGTTCTCCTCCAGCCAGAGCTGGAAGCCCGTCTTGGGTCTGGAGAGAAACCACAgccgtttaaaaaaaaaaaacgtgctAACGTGACATAGGAGTCTGTGTTTTGACTTCAGAGGCTTGAATCGTTCCATATCTCACCTCTTGTCCGAGTTATCTGCCGGTGAGGCTGGAGGCGGGACCTCCGCTTCTTTCCTCTGATCCGCCGCCGGCTCCGTGTTCCCCGGAGTCTTCTTATTGGCTGTTTTTGTGCCGGTCATCTGGAGCAGGGTGGACTGGGtctggagaggaaagagggtTAATGTCTCCAGGTCTATGTTGAAGTCTGATGAACGACGTGCACAAGTTCAATCGTCTTCTGAAGTCAACGATACCTTGGACTTGGGTCTCGGGGCCAGAGGTTTGAGGACGGGACCTTTGCCGGGTTTCCCTGCAGATCCCCCGGGCGGAGCCGACTTCCTGCTGGACGTCATGTTGTCCAGGATGTTGGTCACTCGATTCTGACCGGACGAAGCCGACGGTTTCCCCGATCCAAAGACCTGAAACCATTTCAATAGACTGTATTTACATGTCAAGGTTCATCGAGACACATTTCAGACTCTGAGACAAAATATTGAACGTGATTTAATTCTCCTGAGAACTGAAGATTTATCTGGAATCACATTTTTGTAGACACTCGccagcagtaaaaaaaagtcCTCATGTCCTTCGTACGagacattttatacatttctggGGGAAACTCTTGCAGATAAATCATCAGGGAAAATCAAATACCTGCTGTTATCATATCTCAGGCTCTTACCTTGAAGGGATTTGCACGTCCTACTTTACcaactggaaaacaaatgagTGAAATCAGGTGAACGTtcagatttaaaatatttaaacaaagcCCCATTTTCACACAAATAGTAActaaacagtgtttttaatcatgACCACTAGATGCTGCTGTAACTGCTCTGAAATGATCTCGGGAAACTTCCACACGAATAAACTCGACCGAGGCCGATACTGTACACGAGAATAATAAATACGATACTTTACAAATCGCACGATACTTGATTCTCTGTTAACAAATACGTATTTTCCTACCATGTGTTACAGTTACGTTTGACTGACAGGCGTCTCAACCCAGTTCCACTTGTTTTTAGTACTTTGTGTAATTTCTGATGTTTACTCACTTGGAGTCAGAGACGGCTTCACCGGTGAACCGGCTTCTTTGGCAAATGGATTCACACCTAAACGATAAGAGACATGGATCACATGAGACACATTCACTGGTGGCAGATTAGATCTTCACAGAGTGATGAGGAGCTTCTGTTTCCTcagagacgaggaggacgaggagtcTGAACCGCACGTGGGCAAAGAGCCGAAGAAAGAAGCGGAACTAACGTTTTCTGCTTTCTGTCGTCTCCTCCGTCTCCATCTCCTGtccgtcctcttcctccccgaGCTCCTGTccttgctcctcttcctcctcccgaTTATGTCTGTTGCTTTGACGTCCTCCTGGGACCTCGCTCTGGTCATACCTGTCCAAAGAAGACGCTTGTTGTTTTCAGTCAGCTCACATGACGAAGTTCTAATCTTGCTGATTGGACgtttctgaccaaactgcaCCCTGGGAGTCGTAATTTATTTCTCCCCCAAAAAGATGAAGCTTGAACGTTTGGCTTTCAATCAAAGAACCAGATTCTCTGAACCTCATGTTCCTGCCGATATAAGCTGTGAGGACTTTACAGCAGTTTAAGTGACAGATGTACTTTGATTATTACCCAGAGTTCCGTCTGATGCTTTTGTGCTCCGGCTCCTCGTCCTGCTCCTCCGGCTCTTCTTCCTGGATCTGGTTCGCTCTCTCCAGGGCCATGTCGCTGAGCCGCTGGGCGAGGGCCATGCGTCGGGATCGGGACGCGTATCGAATGGCCAGAGTCACCACGTTGTGGGTCATCAGCTCCGCCAGCTCCACGGAGCGGAACTCCCTCTCCAGCTTACAGGACAACTGGAGGAAGAGGCCGAGAACCCGTCAATCAGGAGACGACTTCGAAATCAGGGATCATAATAGCGAGTGTGGATGTTTTCCACGGCTCAGACACTCACTGCAAACATCTTCATGAGCAGCTCCTGTTGCTCCTTCTGGGAGCGACTCTGTCCGTCCTCGTCGATCTCGTAGCCGCTGGACGACAGGAAGCTGTAGTGGTTGTGGAAGAGGACGGAACGCAAGAACTGCTCCTGGAAGACGACAGAAGACgacatttcaacatttccacaGTTGTATTGTATCTTCTCTCCGTCCAACTGGTTTAAATGGTGAGGTTTAGAGCATCTGGGACGTTTTCTCAGACACGTTCGGTGGGTTTACCTCCATCTGTCCTTTCTCGGTGGCGGTCTGACACAGGGGCAGCTTGAAGGGCAGGATGGCCACAGCAGGTCTGGGCAGGGTGGGCGGATACCTGGAGCCCTTACATGGAATACACCTGAGGGGACGAGGACAGACAGTTGAGACGGTCACCGAATAAAAAGACACCAGGAATCAAGATCAGGGGAAAGCACCATGTTGCATCCAACTATCTGAAGCTCAGGATACtgttagtttttatatttacagccaAACTTTTAGGGAGCAACTTTAAAAACCTGATCATTCTGATGCAAGTGCAACAgttttgtgggttttttcctCTAAATCGAGGCTTAAACAATTCTGTTTGCCATTAAATCTCCTGCAGCCACTTAAAGACGTTGCTCTGCTCTACAGGttatgacatcacttcctgtatgCATAACCTCCATCCGCCTCTGAGCCGCGAAGCAGAGACGTGACCCAGCGGCGCTCACCTGAGCTGTTGAGGGTTCTCGTGCGCTCCGACCACCCAGTAGTGATCCGACCTGCTCTTGCACGTCTCTCTGGTGTGACACACTGGAGTCCATGTGTTTCCCAGGGAGCGGTTCAGCAGCCGCACCACGCCGTCGGAATCCACGTAGCAAGGCGTGCCTGAAAAACCACAACACGAGCAGGCCGTTAGAATCCAGGAGAGAAGCACCACTTCTGACAGAcctgattctgtgtgtgtgaataaaggTTGTTTCTTGACCGACTGACCCTCAGCGGTGAAGCCGAGCCAGGTCAGGTGGGATcggagagacagaggcagcgGCTCGCCGTTCACGATTTGTCTCTTCCTGCGACCgaactgcagcagctggacaCCGAGAGCTTGTTCCCCATCGAAACCTGTAGCTGACGACGTGAAgtcaaacacaagcagcagcgTGAGCCTCGTCATAGTGGGAGTGATTCTTCAGTGCGCTCTGCAGACTGCAGTCAATACACAAAACATGTCTAATGGACAACGCATCTAATTTCAATccatttaattctaatttgtTCATTTCCATTGCGTTACATCTCGCAGAGCCTTGAACCCTGCTGGATGAGAACTGTCCATCACAGTGAACACTGCAGTCGCCTTGAAACACATTAATAAAATGACACGACGAAAAGTCTGACACATCTCAAGTCTTAATTAAACCCTTAATTGACCATagtaattaaatataatgaGGTAGAGCCTGGTGAATGACTGGAGGCCGACAGTTGAGATTAAAGATACAGATGTTGGCCGATATACACAGACAAatatgcgtgcgtgtgtgtgtctaacccCGGTGGTAGACGATAAGCAGCTGCTCTCCGTGTGCGACCATGCAGACCACAGGTCCTGGAAGACTGAAGATTTCTCTCTGAACACCTCCGATGGAGAAGAGTCTGAGCGTCAGCGTGCTGGTGGCGACCGCCGCCCAGCCCTGACCCAGACACAGCGCCCTGGCGTCCTCGCCGTTCGGCAGGTCCACCATCCACTCCTTATTGGTGTCCCACGACGAGAAGTGGAGGCACTGCAGCTtactgaggagggagaggagcagcttcAAGGATTTGATCCAACAATTCACAGAAATTTAAATCTAAGAGAGccgggtgggtgggggggttacCTGGCGAGCTCGTCTGTGCTGGAGCAGGCCAGCAGCACGGCCTCCTGGGAAATATCCGCCATGGTGTGACCCAGAGAGTTGGTGAGGTGCATGGCGTGGTGCACGGCCGTGTCGTGAAACTCCACGTCGATGGCATTGTCCTGCTCGTCGTTGTAACCTCGCACTATTCCCACCGAGTTCCACATCTGAGGAAACCATGTGGACGTTATGATTATTAAAACCGCGcgttttatttaaatcaaacttaacTTTAACAATATGAGTCTTAAAGcacattcaaaataatataagaaGATCAAAATCGCtaaaagttaaatgttaacTGCAGGAACTGTTGGTGGATTTAACTTTCACATGCTGCCCGTGGATGAAATCCTCCGTCAGCGTCTCCTACCATGAAGCGGTGCGTGAGGTGTgcgggggtggagcctgactgaaaGGCCTTCTGAGGAGGAGTGGGCATCGGCCCCTCGTAGACGGGACGCAGGGCCACCAGGGGGGCCGATGGAGGAACTACGGCGCTGCCAGTGTCGTCGTCGTCGTCCCTGAATGTGTCCGGACCGAGCTTCAGGGATCCTGTGTCTGAACAAAGACGTGCACGCAAAGATGGAGATTTTAAAATACAGGAAGTACAATCCCATCCCTCCCCCCCACTCCATCTGTGATGAAACCTCATTCACTGACCCAGCGAGTTCTCGTCGTCCAGAATCGCTCCTCTGTTCCGAACGCGTCCAGTCGAGGGAATGAGGAAATCGTCGTCCTCTTCGTCTTCGTCCCCTGCGACGCGTTTCTTCACCGGAGAGTTGGTGTCGCTGAGTCCTTCGTCCAGGACTctgtcgtcgtcgtcgtcatcgAACAGGGCGTCGTAGTCTTTTGCTGGTTTTTTCACCGGAGCCTGCTGAAGGTCCAGTGGCAGAAACCATGAAGACAACGGCAGGAAAGAAATACTGAGAAGTACAACTTCTACAAAGATCCCGTGTTACCTTCGGGGCGTTGGTGTCGGCCGTGGAGACGCCGAGTCCGTCCAGCAGACCCAGGCAGCCCTCTGTGTCCGTGTAGGCGATCTGACCGCCGGACGGATGCCAGGCCAGACCGCACACGGTGAAACCTTTCTCATGCTTCTGCCTGAACACAGAAGAGAAAACGGTCACTGGAATGAACCTGAATCTTCACTTCTCCTACAACAGGTCAACAACAACTTGGTTCCTCACCTTTCCACACACAGTTTGCTGTTCACGTCCCACAGCGTCAGGGAACCCCCCACGCTGCCGGCCGCCAGGAACTGGCCACACGGAGACCAGGCCACCACGTTGATGGGCTGCAGAgacaatggaaataaaatgaagagaCAGAGCGGAGAGATTTTCACTGCATCactcacataaaaaaacattataacaGCCGTCATGGTCAGAgaatttgtctgtgtcttcaggCGACAGGAAGAACTCAGCACAGAAGAAGGGTTGTTTACCGAGGACGTAACcatgaacagtgtgtgtgtgtgtgtgtgtgtgtgtgtgtgtgtgtgtgtgtgtgtgtgtgtgtgtgtgtgtgtgtggtgtgtgtgtgtgtgtgtgtgtgtgtgtgtgtgtgtgtgtgtgtgtgtgtgtgtgtgtgtgtatctcaccTGAGTGAGTAGATCATCAGACAGAGTGCTCACATGGTCCCAGGAGCCTCGCTCGTACAGGTGAACCTTAGTGTCAACGGGAACTGCCAGAAACtgagttcacacacaaacagtgtttgGTTATCTTTAGATCGACTCTTCTGTtctgatttgatgttttttttaaatcagaggtGGATGAGCCACCTTCTGTCAATCAGCTGACCACAAAGAACGAGTCACACGCTCACTGACCTTTGCCGCCCTGGGCTGCCACGCCAGCCGACACAGAGACTTTGCATTACTGACGTCGTTGGTCTTCTGCAGCAGAGGCCAGCTGATCACCTGAGTCTGGACGGACACACAGAGGATGGATGAGGTgcatgaacatttaaaaaaaaaggtctttgtgtgtgagatggTAAAACGTCGATGTACCTGCTCCTCGATGTTCCAGACGACCACAGAACCATCACAGCTGGAAGACGCCTGACAGAGTTTTCACAGGGATGAAGTTAAACACACAAAGTTGTGTAAGAGCTGTTTTTAGTTGCATTAGAAAGACGAAACTGAGCTAATACAAAAAGTACTAAGATAAAAGCACTGTGTTAACTTCTCTACTTGTAAATAAACTTAATGTATTAAATGTGAAAGTACTTGTCTATTGAAGGGGGCGGGTTCTATTGTCCCCtgactgctctgattggatcagccGACCAATTACTCAATTTAAAGTAAGTACAGATATTTACAAATGTAGGaggaaaagtacctgaaaataaatagtaaatgaagtacagtaatgaagtaaatgtactttgttaaaCGCCATCACCTCGCAGTTTGAATCTCAGCacaaagcagcagagctcaACGCATCATCTCACAAAGATAGTTTTGTGTAGTTGAGGTTTACATGAGAGTCAATTTGAGACCAAACTCTTCATAATAGAACTGACAGTGATGACTTTCCGCCTCCAGGTAGAAGAGTTACTCACCAGGAAATCATCTTTGGGGTCAAAGGTGACACTGAGGACCGGCGCTTCGTGACCCCGCAGCGTCTTCTGCTGGCTGCTGTCCGACACCTCCACCACCTTGACCATGAAGTCGCTGAGGGAGACAGGGGAAACAACTGAATAAACCTGGCGTGTGCAGGGTTCGTCCCTTTCAACACGTGATTAACTGCCAGCGAGCGGCGGCTGAACCAGAAAGGGCGTCGGCTTGAAACAACACGGGGGCCAAATTGTCGAATCGACCCTGATCTCTTCCAGAATGCCAAATCCTCCGAAACACCCTCAGATGCCTGAATCTTTATCAATCAATACCACAGCAGAAATTACAAGTGTGAAAATAGCAGCATCAATACGGCGCCACGCTCGGTGCTTTCATCGCTGTGATCAACCTGTTCAGGGAAAATTGATTCTGGCAGCAGACAAACATTTATCTCCAACCAGGACTAATCGTGAACTCAATCCAAAGTGCTGCCGCGCCTACGAGCTGGAAACAGCATCCTGCGCTGGAACAACAACACCGAACCTAATCGGATCCCGGTGTGGGTTAGTcgtggtgcacacacacacaccggtgaACACAACAGACACGTTACGCACGACAGCTTCAGCGGCCGCTGCAGGAGACGCCGGAAGCAGATGAACGTGAACGGTTTGACAAAGTGAAACTGACATGAGCTCGTCTTTCAGCACCGAGATCAGATCACCCGGGGGATCTCAGGAGGAATCAATGGATCTGCCCGGTCACCTGGAAAACCTCACAACAGAAGATTCTGGGAAAACAACATGTTCCCACTCACTCAGGAttacacccccccccaaaaaaagagtcTCGGCTTTGTTTAAGATTGAAGATTTTTCAAATCAGGGTTTTTTCGTTGAAACCAGTTCAGATTGTGGCTCCGATCCCCGTCACACTATCTCAAATTCTCCGCAGGACGACAACCAAGCGACGCAACTCAACCACGAGGCAGCTCAGCCACGCCTGACCTCATTCAGACGCTGGTTTGGCTCAGCTTTGCCGTTTCTAGCTGGAAACCGGTAAACGAGAGTCAACCGGCACcgagcaaaaaaataaatgtggttttaaacaGCATCGTGTTCTGGACACGTTTTCTTGGTTTCAGGAAACCGGTGTAAACGTGCACATAAACAAATCCCACCAGAACTAATGATGTCGTTTCCTTTTGAGGTGTCGGTTGATCACCACATTTGGACGGAGCCATGTTTCCACTTCTCCTCTGGTTTTTGTTAATTCAGTTTTTCCGGATCAGTGATTATCTGAAAGTACCTGGATCCGGCGGCGACCCTCGAGCCGCTGCTGTTGAAGGTGACGTGCGTGGCGTTCGTGGTGAACCGGGTCAGGATTCCATCGGGTTCGCCATCGGGAAACGTGTGGATCTGCACCGTGTTGTTGGAGCTCGCCGTCACCAGCTTCCCGTTCTGTGGACGGAGGAACATCAATACACCACTCGCAGCCGccgttttttgttttgattgatcTCAAAATGTGTCAGTGGACATCGCGACGAGCCAAATGTGCAGGAGGGCGGCGGACACCGACCTTCAGTGCCAGGGAATACGCCTTTTCTCCGACGGTGATGAACTTCGGGTCGTCGTCCTCCAGACTTTCCCATATCCGAACATCTCCGTCGTTTCCACAGGTGACGATgaacctgagaaagagagaagcaggaaaaCATGTATTTTGCCTTTATCCTTTAGAAAGAACAGATTATTTTTATCAACTTCATCCAAAAGCTTTGACGCACTTCTCCAGATGTTAAATATCTGAGTGAACTGTGGGTTAGTTAAAGTCGGGTGAGTTCCCTCAGCTCAGAGCTTCACTGGTCATTTGTATTATTCCtccacaaatatataaaaagcaTGGCACTTATGTTCTTCTCTTAATatcacacactttgttttatttaaatctaatgATCAACCTCCTTGCTGACCTCACCACCGTCCAACGCTTTCCACTGTGCCGAGTTCACGTCCAGATGTTGAACTAAAACTAGAATAACAGAAGCACATCTGTGTAAAGCAGCGGCACAATGAATACACAAACTGAACTTTACGATGCTTAATGCAGCTTCATCTCAaacttcagtgttgttttactTCCTGGGGCCTTTTTATGACTTGATatctgtaatattgcaaatttcccccaTTGCTGGACTAATGAAGGATGATTTTATGAT contains these protein-coding regions:
- the wdhd1 gene encoding WD repeat and HMG-box DNA-binding protein 1 isoform X2 gives rise to the protein MPCERKPMRYGHSEGHTEVCFDDHGRFIVTCGNDGDVRIWESLEDDDPKFITVGEKAYSLALKNGKLVTASSNNTVQIHTFPDGEPDGILTRFTTNATHVTFNSSGSRVAAGSSDFMVKVVEVSDSSQQKTLRGHEAPVLSVTFDPKDDFLASSSCDGSVVVWNIEEQTQVISWPLLQKTNDVSNAKSLCRLAWQPRAAKFLAVPVDTKVHLYERGSWDHVSTLSDDLLTQPINVVAWSPCGQFLAAGSVGGSLTLWDVNSKLCVERQKHEKGFTVCGLAWHPSGGQIAYTDTEGCLGLLDGLGVSTADTNAPKAPVKKPAKDYDALFDDDDDDRVLDEGLSDTNSPVKKRVAGDEDEEDDDFLIPSTGRVRNRGAILDDENSLDTGSLKLGPDTFRDDDDDTGSAVVPPSAPLVALRPVYEGPMPTPPQKAFQSGSTPAHLTHRFMMWNSVGIVRGYNDEQDNAIDVEFHDTAVHHAMHLTNSLGHTMADISQEAVLLACSSTDELASKLQCLHFSSWDTNKEWMVDLPNGEDARALCLGQGWAAVATSTLTLRLFSIGGVQREIFSLPGPVVCMVAHGEQLLIVYHRATGFDGEQALGVQLLQFGRRKRQIVNGEPLPLSLRSHLTWLGFTAEGTPCYVDSDGVVRLLNRSLGNTWTPVCHTRETCKSRSDHYWVVGAHENPQQLRCIPCKGSRYPPTLPRPAVAILPFKLPLCQTATEKGQMEEQFLRSVLFHNHYSFLSSSGYEIDEDGQSRSQKEQQELLMKMFALSCKLEREFRSVELAELMTHNVVTLAIRYASRSRRMALAQRLSDMALERANQIQEEEPEEQDEEPEHKSIRRNSGYDQSEVPGGRQSNRHNREEEEEQGQELGEEEDGQEMETEETTESRKRVNPFAKEAGSPVKPSLTPIGKVGRANPFKVFGSGKPSASSGQNRVTNILDNMTSSRKSAPPGGSAGKPGKGPVLKPLAPRPKSKTQSTLLQMTGTKTANKKTPGNTEPAADQRKEAEVPPPASPADNSDKRPKTGFQLWLEENRKSIVFDHPDMEETDVIKEAMGRFRTMSAEDRLTWTERAKGQTGDAFDLKKRKRAGGEDVGSENGREEADENDAKKKKPLDSASKLSAFAFNKN
- the wdhd1 gene encoding WD repeat and HMG-box DNA-binding protein 1 isoform X1, producing MPCERKPMRYGHSEGHTEVCFDDHGRFIVTCGNDGDVRIWESLEDDDPKFITVGEKAYSLALKNGKLVTASSNNTVQIHTFPDGEPDGILTRFTTNATHVTFNSSGSRVAAGSSDFMVKVVEVSDSSQQKTLRGHEAPVLSVTFDPKDDFLASSSCDGSVVVWNIEEQTQVISWPLLQKTNDVSNAKSLCRLAWQPRAAKFLAVPVDTKVHLYERGSWDHVSTLSDDLLTQPINVVAWSPCGQFLAAGSVGGSLTLWDVNSKLCVERQKHEKGFTVCGLAWHPSGGQIAYTDTEGCLGLLDGLGVSTADTNAPKQAPVKKPAKDYDALFDDDDDDRVLDEGLSDTNSPVKKRVAGDEDEEDDDFLIPSTGRVRNRGAILDDENSLDTGSLKLGPDTFRDDDDDTGSAVVPPSAPLVALRPVYEGPMPTPPQKAFQSGSTPAHLTHRFMMWNSVGIVRGYNDEQDNAIDVEFHDTAVHHAMHLTNSLGHTMADISQEAVLLACSSTDELASKLQCLHFSSWDTNKEWMVDLPNGEDARALCLGQGWAAVATSTLTLRLFSIGGVQREIFSLPGPVVCMVAHGEQLLIVYHRATGFDGEQALGVQLLQFGRRKRQIVNGEPLPLSLRSHLTWLGFTAEGTPCYVDSDGVVRLLNRSLGNTWTPVCHTRETCKSRSDHYWVVGAHENPQQLRCIPCKGSRYPPTLPRPAVAILPFKLPLCQTATEKGQMEEQFLRSVLFHNHYSFLSSSGYEIDEDGQSRSQKEQQELLMKMFALSCKLEREFRSVELAELMTHNVVTLAIRYASRSRRMALAQRLSDMALERANQIQEEEPEEQDEEPEHKSIRRNSGYDQSEVPGGRQSNRHNREEEEEQGQELGEEEDGQEMETEETTESRKRVNPFAKEAGSPVKPSLTPIGKVGRANPFKVFGSGKPSASSGQNRVTNILDNMTSSRKSAPPGGSAGKPGKGPVLKPLAPRPKSKTQSTLLQMTGTKTANKKTPGNTEPAADQRKEAEVPPPASPADNSDKRPKTGFQLWLEENRKSIVFDHPDMEETDVIKEAMGRFRTMSAEDRLTWTERAKGQTGDAFDLKKRKRAGGEDVGSENGREEADENDAKKKKPLDSASKLSAFAFNKN